The DNA sequence GCTGGTCGCCCGGGCGCGGCTGCTCGGCGATCCGCTCTGTGGAGCGGAGGCCGAACACGCCATGTCCTTCGCGCTGTTCCACCTCAACCGGGGCCGGGAGTCGCTGCGTCACGTGGCGGCCGGGATCGCGCACGCCCGCCGCAGCCCGGCCGCCAACGACATGCGGCTGCTGCTGCTCGCCAACCAGGCCGAGGGCCACCTGCGGTTCGACGAGCCGCACGCCGCCGCCGCGGCGCTGCGCGAGGCCCGGCAGCTGGCGGCCCGGACCGGTTCGACGGGCCGGCTCGTGGTCACGGAGGCCCTGCTGGCCGACCTCCGCTACCGGCTCGGCGACTGGGACGCCGCGCTGGCCGGTCTCGCCCGGGCGCAGGGCATGCCCGTCTCGGACGGCTGGCTGCCGGTGCTGACCCACGGGCTGCGCGCCCTGATCCTGGGCCACCGTGGCGAACAGGACGCCGCCCGGGCGGAGTTGGCCGCGCTGGGCCCGGACGCGCACGAGCCGCCCGCGGCCCGTCGGCACACCGCGCGCGTCCTGCTGGCCCGCGCCCTGCTGGCGGAGCGCGAGGGGCGTCCCCGCGAGGCGCTGGAGGCGCTGCTTCCCGCGCTGGAGGACGGTGTGGACGAGGCGGTGGCCTTCGACCGCCCCTGGGCGCTGTCGGAGGCCGTCCGACTCGCGCTGGAGGACCGGGACACCGAGGCGGCCCGGTCGGCGGTGGCCGCCTGCGCCCGCACGGCGGCGGCCCTGCCGGAGCAGCCGGGTCCGGCGCTGGCGCTGCTGCGCTGCCGCGGGCTGTTCGCGCAGGACCCGGAGCTGCTGGCGGAGACGGCGGCGCTGGCGCGGGGCGGCCTGGTGGCGGGCCAGACCCTGGAGGACCTGGCGGTGGCCCGGGCCTGGCACGGGGACCTGCCGGGCGCGCGGTCGGCGCTGACCGGCGCGGTGGCCTCGTACGAGCTCCTCGGCGCCCGGTGGGACATCGCCCGGGCCGACGCCCGGCTGCGGAGCCTGGGTGTGCGCAGGGGGAGCCGGGCGGCGCGGCGCAGGCCCGCGCGGGGGTGGGAGGCGCTGACTCCGGCGGAGCTGAAGGTGGCGCTGCTGGTCGCGCGGGGCCGGACGAACCCCGAGATCGCCTCGGCGCTGTTCCTGTCCCGCCGGACCGTGCAGACCCACGTCTCGCACATCCTGGGGAAACTGGAGGTCCGCTCACGCGCGGAGGTGGCCGTCATCGTAGCCGGGCAGGAGGGCGCGCAGGGCCCGCAGGGCGTAGTACGTACGGGATTTGACCGTACCGGCGGGCACCCCGAGCGCTTCGGCGGCCTCGCAGACGCTGGCCCCGCGGAAGTAGATGAGCAGGAGCACGGCCCGGTGATCGGGGCTGAGTAATCGCAGGGCCTCGCGGACGTCGAGGACGGCGGCGGACCGCTCGGTGCGGTCCTCGTCGGCGGGCGACTGTTCCAGCCCGTCGGGCCCGACTTCGGCGGGGCGCGACAGCCGGGCCCTGCGGGCGTCGATGGCCACGCGCCGGGCGACGGTGTAGAGCCAGGGCCGCATGGAGGCGTGGGCGCCGCTCTCCAGGGCCTCGGGGTGCTTCCAGGCCCGGAACAGGGTCTCCTGGACGAGGTCCTCGGCCCGGTGGCGGTCACCGAAGGTGAGGCCGAGGAGGAATCCGTGGAGCGCCTTGCCGTGTTCCCGCTCCAGCCGGGCGAGGGCGTAGGCGTCGGTGCGGCGGCGGGTGACCGGGACGGCGCCGGTGCCGGTGCCGGCATCCGCCGGCATGGGCGACCTGGACGTCATGGACGACACGAGCGACATGGGCTTCCCCTTCCGAGTCGGGATGCCCTGAGCGTGCCGGACCGTGCGCGCGGAGTTATCCGCCGCCTGACGTATCCCGGCGCACCCTGCGCCCACCGGTCGTCCCCCGTCGGTGAACGGTCGTCCCGGGCGCCGCGGCGGGCGGTGTGGCCGGGGGAAAGGCGGCGGTCCGGGCCCCCGATCTCAGGTCGTCAGTCCTTGGTCGGGTCCAGCACCACGAAGTCGGCGTTCGACGGGTCCAGGCAGACGGCCAGCCGGCCGACGCCCTCGGCGTCCGCGGGACCCATCTGTACGCTGCCGCCGCGCGCGGTGACCCCGGCGACGGCCGCGTCACAGTCGGTGACGTGGAAGACCGGGTGCCAGTACGGCCGCCCGCCCGCCACGGCGAGGTCGTCCGCGGAGAGTTCCATGAGGCCGCCCTGCATGCTCCCCTCGGGCTGCCCGGCGGGGGTGATCAGGGTGTACGTGCCTTCGCCTCCCGGCATCCGCATGTCGCTGAACTGCCAGCCGAAGACGGTCCCGTAGAACTCCCGGGCGGCCGTTGCGTCGCTCGTGTACAGCTCGGTCCAGGACAACGACCCCGGCTGGTCCACGAGGTCGACGCCCTTGGTCTCGCCGGGCTGCCAGACGGCGAACTGGCCTCCCAGCGGGTCGCTGAACTGCGCCATCGTGCCCCACTCGTCGAGCTTCCTCGGCTCCACCCGGACGGTGCCGCCGGCGCTCCGGACGGCCCGGGTCGTGGCCTCGGCGTCGGGGACGCTGTAGTAGATCATCCAGGCCGGGCGGGCGCCTTCCTCGGTGAGCTTGCCCAGCCCGGCGACGATCTTGCCGTCCTTCCGGAACATGCCGCCCTCCATGTCCTCACCCTCGCCCATGGACTCGTAGTCCCACCCGAGGACGGCCCCGTAGAAGGCCGCCGCGGCGGGGACGTC is a window from the Streptomyces sp. NBC_01244 genome containing:
- a CDS encoding sigma-70 family RNA polymerase sigma factor, translating into MPADAGTGTGAVPVTRRRTDAYALARLEREHGKALHGFLLGLTFGDRHRAEDLVQETLFRAWKHPEALESGAHASMRPWLYTVARRVAIDARRARLSRPAEVGPDGLEQSPADEDRTERSAAVLDVREALRLLSPDHRAVLLLIYFRGASVCEAAEALGVPAGTVKSRTYYALRALRALLPGYDDGHLRA
- a CDS encoding VOC family protein, whose translation is MITTDFVPGSPCWLDLGAPDVPAAAAFYGAVLGWDYESMGEGEDMEGGMFRKDGKIVAGLGKLTEEGARPAWMIYYSVPDAEATTRAVRSAGGTVRVEPRKLDEWGTMAQFSDPLGGQFAVWQPGETKGVDLVDQPGSLSWTELYTSDATAAREFYGTVFGWQFSDMRMPGGEGTYTLITPAGQPEGSMQGGLMELSADDLAVAGGRPYWHPVFHVTDCDAAVAGVTARGGSVQMGPADAEGVGRLAVCLDPSNADFVVLDPTKD